From Amphiprion ocellaris isolate individual 3 ecotype Okinawa chromosome 10, ASM2253959v1, whole genome shotgun sequence, one genomic window encodes:
- the LOC111570412 gene encoding chemokine XC receptor 1-like, giving the protein MAVSSDYDYDLFVLHNESELNVEPQEEQSAFQVYAAVCCTLIFCISLSGNSFLLWVLLKERAWRTTCDIFLLQLTVSNLCFTVTLPFMASNALHSWVFGEWACGVVRGFYILGMNSYVIILTAVILHCYITVVHASRLSSQAFSKCRVLVCSIVIWLACAVSSIENSVNSRVIDVGFGEVCVVFKSFFMVFFDIYMLIIFFFLLPFIIITFCYIHMWITIKQRKITRQDQPSKLILGITVGYFLCLAPHTLIAFIDTLFILHNYENSEFRHALLHAMFIIYPLAHFYCCLNPLFYIFGAQRFRRHLPGPCNRDGDGSNNDTVAFITQQETAE; this is encoded by the coding sequence ATGGCCGTCAGCAGTGATTATGACTATGACCTCTTCGTGCTCCACAATGAGAGTGAACTCAATGTAGAACCTCAAGAAGAGCAATCAGCATTTCAAGTCTATGCTGCTGTGTGCTGCACCCTCATCTTCTGCATCAGTTTATCAGGAAACAGCTTCCTGCTCTGGGTCCTTCTGAAGGAACGAGCCTGGAGGACCACATGTGACATCTTCCTTCTGCAACTCACAGTTTCCAACCTTTGCTTCACCGTGACCCTGCCCTTCATGGCCAGCAATGCTCTCCACAGCTGGGTGTTTGGGGAGTGGGCCTGTGGAGTCGTGAGAGGGTTTTATATCCTGGGAATGAACAGTTATGTGATAATACtcactgctgtgattttacattGTTATATTACTGTGGTTCACGCTTCACGTCTGTCTTCACAGGCCTTCAGTAAATGTCGTGTCCTTGTGTGCAGCATTGTGATATGGCTGGCATGTGCTGTTTCTAGCATCGAGAATTCAGTGAATAGTCGAGTCATAGATGTGGGTTTTGGTGAAGtgtgtgtagtttttaaatCATTCTTTATGGTTTTCTTTGATATCTACATGCTTATtatctttttcttcctccttcctttcATTATCATCACATTCTGCTATATCCACATGTGGATAACTATCAAACAGCGCAAGATAACGAGACAGGACCAGCCTTCAAAACTGATTTTAGGGATAACTGTtggttattttctttgtttggctCCTCACACTCTTATAGCCTTTATAGACACTCTGTTCATCTTGCACAATTatgaaaactctgaatttaGGCATGCATTGCTTCATGCCATGTTTATTATTTACCCACTGGCTCACTTCTATTGCTGCCTGAATCCTCTGTTCTACATATTTGGAGCCCAAAGGTTTAGGAGGCATCTCCCTGGACCATGTAACAGAGATGGAGATGGGAGTAACAATGACACAGTGGCATTCATCACCCAACAAGAAACTGCTGAGTGA
- the LOC129347241 gene encoding chemokine XC receptor 1-like: MANGSTTPDSGADGSDYIVYFCSEISDFSVISGALFILIFIISVIGNSLLLCVLVVYEDLKNVTNIFVLNLACSDLVFTVTLPFWATDHLHHWVFGDFLCKFITAAHFVGLYSSVILLTAITVDRFITVVLHSWPSNHVWRKRGVVGVCAAAWVISVAASLPDAMKMKVDDWEEKFYCETSTNGLNVELGYYLQVSLLFFLPFAIIVFCYSAILKTVLQASIRRRHRTVVVVLCIVAAFFICWGPYNIVLLIMTSYKPTDCEAEQRLGIAYHICRILAFSHCCMNPLLYMLSQKLRKHLLHLLHCGNIWRKSNMRSTGQNTSVGQSVAFTAQNSVVMMETPNK; this comes from the coding sequence ATGGCAAACGGCTCCACAACGCCTGATTCTGGAGCAGACGGCAGTGattatattgtgtatttttgttctgAAATATCTGACTTTTCAGTTATCAGCGGTGCCCTCTTCATCTTGATCTTCATCATAAGTGTCATAGGCAATAGTCTCCTCTTGTGTGTTCTGGTCGTCTACGAGGacctgaaaaatgtcacaaatatatTTGTCCTGAACCTGGCCTGCTCTGATCTggtcttcactgtcacacttcCATTCTGGGCCACCGATCACCTTCACCACTGGGTTTTTGGAGATTTTCTCTGcaaattcatcactgcagcACACTTTGTTGGTTTGTACAGCAGCGTCATTCTACTGACTGCAATAACTGTGGATCGTTTCATAACTGTGGTGCTGCACAGTTGGCCGAGCAACCATGTCTGGAGGAAGAGGGGTGTAGTTGGTGTCTGTGCAGCTGCCTGGGTCATCAGTGTTGCTGCATCCCTCCCTGATGCTATGAAAATGAAGGTAGACGACTGGGAGGAAAAATTCTATTGTGAGACTTCTACTAATGGACTAAATGTTGAGCTGGGATATTACCTCCAAGTgtcactgcttttctttctcccttttgCCATCATTGTTTTCTGCTATTCTGCTATCCTCAAAACAGTTTTGCAGGCTTCAATCAGAAGAAGACACAGGACTGTAGTTGTGGTGTTGTGCATTGTTGCAGCCTTCTTCATCTGCTGGGGACCTTATAACATTGTGCTTCTCATCATGACTTCGTACAAACCCACAGACTGTGAGGCGGAGCAACGACTGGGTATTGCATATCATATTTGTCGTATACTTGCCTTCTCACACTGCTGCATgaatcctctgctgtacatgcTCTCACAAAAGTTGCGAAAACATTTGTTGCACCTTTTGCACTGTGGCAATATTTGGAGGAAGAGCAACATGAGAAGCACAGGCCAGAACACCTCTGTTGGTCAGTCTGTAGCTTTTACAGCACAAAACTCTGTTGTCATGATGGAAACTCCCAACAAGTAA